A stretch of Perognathus longimembris pacificus isolate PPM17 chromosome 1, ASM2315922v1, whole genome shotgun sequence DNA encodes these proteins:
- the LOC125350266 gene encoding LOW QUALITY PROTEIN: hydroxymethylglutaryl-CoA synthase, cytoplasmic-like (The sequence of the model RefSeq protein was modified relative to this genomic sequence to represent the inferred CDS: inserted 1 base in 1 codon), which translates to MPGSLPLNTEACWPKDVGIVALEIYFPXQYIDQVELEKYDGVDAGKYTIGLGQVKMGFCTDREDINSLCLTVVQNLMERNNLSYDCIVRLEVGTETIIDKSKSVKTNLMQLFEESRNTDIEGIDTTNACYGGTVSVFNAINWIESSSWDGRYALVVAGDIAIYATGNAQPTGGVGAVSLLIGPNVPLVFEHGLFGTHMQHAYDFYKPDMLSEYPIVDGKLSIQCYLSALDRCYSVYRKKIQAQWQKEGKDKDFTLNDFGFMIFHSPYCKLAQKSLAQILLNDFLNDQNRDKNSIYSGLETFRDIKLEDTYFDRDVEMTFMKASTELFNQKTKASLLVSNQNGNIYTSSVYGSLASVLAQYSPQQLGGKSIGVLSYGSGLAATLYSLKVTQDATPGSALDKITASLYDLKSRLEDDTGSGIWILI; encoded by the exons ATGCCTGGGTCACTTCCTTTGAATACAGAAGCTTGTTGGCCCAAAGATGTGGGAATTGTTGCCCTTGAAATCTATTTCC CTCAATACATTGATCAAGTAGAGTTGGAAAAATATGATGGTGTAGATGCTGGCAAGTATACTATTGGCTTGGGTCAGGTCAAGATGGGCTTCTGTACAGATCGAGAAGATATCAACTCTCTTTGCCTGACTGTGGTTCAGAATTTGATGGAAAGAAACAACCTTTCCTATGATTGTATTGTGCGGCTAGAAGTTGGAACAGAGACAATCATTGACAAATCAAAATCAGTGAAGACAAATTTGATGCAGCTGTTTGAGGAGTCCAGGAATACAGATATAGAAGGAATTGATACAACTAATGCCTGCTACGGAGGCACAGTTTCTGTCTTCAATGCCATTAACTGGATTGAGTCCAGCTCTTGGGATGGACGATATGCACTGGTTGTTGCTGGAGATATTGCTATATATGCCACAGGAAATGCCCAACCCACAGGTGGAGTTGGAGCCGTGTCTCTGCTCATTGGCCCAAATGTTCCTTTAGTTTTTGAGCATGGGCTTTTTGGGACACATATGCAACATGCCTATGACTTTTACAAGCCTGATATGCTTTCTGAGTATCCCATAGTAGATGGAAAACTCTCCATTCAGTGCTACCTCAGTGCATTAGACCGCTGCTATTCCGTCTACCGCAAAAAGATCCAAGCTCAgtggcagaaagagggaaaggataaAGATTTTACTTTAAATGATTTTGGCTTCATGATCTTTCACTCACCATATTGTAAACTGGCTCAGAAGTCTCTGGCTCAGATATTACTGAATGACTTTCTTAATGACCAGAACAGGGATAAAAATAGCATCTACAGTGGCTTGGAAACCTTTCGGGATATTAAATTAGAAGACACTTACTTTGACAGGGATGTGGAAATGACATTTATGAAGGCTAGTACTGAACTATTTAACCAGAAAACAAAGGCATCTTTGCTTGTATCAAATCAAAACGGAAACATATATACATCGTCAGTATATGGTTCGCTTGCTTCTGTTCTAGCACAGTACTCACCTCAGCAGTTGGGAGGAAAGAGTATTGGAGTGTTATCTTATGGTTCGGGCTTGGCTGCTACCCTGTATTCTCTTAAAGTTACACAAGATGCCACACCAGGGTCTGCTCTTGATAAAATAACAGCAAGTTTGTATGATCTTAAATCAAGACTAGAGGATGATACTGGTTCTGGAATCTGGATATTAATTTAA
- the Ccz1 gene encoding vacuolar fusion protein CCZ1 homolog produces MAAAAAGTGTWAAQEKQFPPALLSFFIYNPRFGPREGEEENKILFYHPNEVEKNEKIRNVGLCEAIVQFTRTFSPSKPAKSLHTQKNRQFFNEPEENFWMVMVVRNPIIEKQSKDGKAVVEYQEEELLDKVYSSVLQQCYSMYKLFNGTFLKAMEDGGVKLLKERLEKFFHRYLQTLHLQSCDLLDIFGGISFFPLDKMTYLKIQSFINRMEESLNVVKYTAFLYNDQLIWSGLEQDDMRILYKYLTTSLFPRHIEPELAGRDSPVRAEMPGNLQHYGRFLTGPLNLNDPEAKCRFPKIFVNTDDTYEELHLIVYKAMSAAVCFMIQASTQLTLDFCRRLDSIVGPQLTVLASDICEQFNINKRISGSEKEPQFKFIYFNHMNLAEKSTIHMRKTPSVSLTSVHPDLMKILGDINSDFTRTDEDEEIIVKAMSDYWVVGKKSDQRELYVILNQKNANLIEVNEEVKKLCATQFNNIFFLD; encoded by the exons ATGGCGGCGGCAGCGGCCGGGACCGGGACTTGGGCGGCCCAGGAGAAGCAGTTTCCGCCGGCGCTGCTGAGCTTCTTCATCTACAACCCGCGCTTCGGGCCGCGCGAGGGAGAG gaagaaaataaaattttgttttatcatccaaatgaagtagaaaagaatgaaaagattaGAAATGTTGGATTGTGTGAAGCTATTGTACAGTTTACAAG GACCTTTAGTCCATCAAAACCTGCAAAATCTTTACACACACAGAAGAACAGACAATTCTTCAATGAGCCGGAAGAAAATTTCTGGATGGTCATG GTTGTTCGAAATCCTATCATTGAAAAGCAAAGTAAAGATGGGAAAGCAGTTGTTGAATACCAGGAGGAAGAACTGTTG gACAAGGTCTACAGCTCAGTGCTGCAGCAGTGCTACAGTATGTACAAG CTTTTCAATGGAACATTTCTGAAAGCCATGGAAGATGGAGGTGTCAAGCTTCTAAAAGAAAGATTAGAGAAATTCTTCCATCGG tattTGCAAACACTCCACTTGCAGTCATGTGACCTGCTTGACATTTTTGGTGGGATCAGCTTCTTCCCATTGGATAAAATGACTTACTTGAAAATCCAGTCCTTCATTAATAGAATGGAGGAAAGCCTGAATGTGGTGAAATACACTGCATTTCTCTATAATGACCAGCTCATCTG GAGTGGATTAGAACAAGACGACATGAGGATTTTATACAAGTATCTCACCACCTCTCTGTTTCCCAGGCACATTGAACCTGAG TTGGCAGGAAGGGATTCCCCTGTAAGGGCGGAAATGCCAGGAAATCTTCAGCACTACGGAAG ATTTCTTACTGGACCTTTGAACCTTAATGATCCAGAAGCAAAATGCAGATTCCCCAAAATCTTTGTAAATACAGATGACACTTATGAAGAGCTCCATTTAATTGTTTATAAG GCCATGAGCGCAGCCGTGTGCTTTATGATCCAAG cctccacaCAGCTCACTTTGGACTTCTGCCGGAGACTGGACAGCATTGTGGGGCCTCAACTCACTGTGTTGGCATCAGACATTTGCGAGCAGTTCAATATCAACAAGAGGATATCTGG GTCTGAGAAGGAGCCCCAGTTTAAGTTCATCTACTTCAACCACATGAATTTAGCAGAGAAGAGCACAATTCACATGAGGAAAACACCCAGCGTGTCTCTGACGTCCGTTCATCCTGACTTAATGAAGATTCTGGGTGATATCAACAGTGATTTCACTAG AACGGATGAAGACGAAGAGATCATCGTGAAAGCCATGAGCGATTACTGGGTCGTGGGGAAGAAGTCGGATCAGCGGGAGCTCTATGTGATTTTGAATCAGAAGAATGCAAACCTGATCGAAGTCAATG AGGAGGTGAAGAAGCTCTGTGCCACACAGTTCAACAACATCTTCTTCCTGGATTGA